In Carcharodon carcharias isolate sCarCar2 chromosome 22, sCarCar2.pri, whole genome shotgun sequence, the following are encoded in one genomic region:
- the p4hb gene encoding protein disulfide-isomerase yields the protein MWLIRLLYLAALALATDIPEEEDVLVLKKDNFEEALQKYQHLLVEFYAPWCGHCKALAPEYAKAAAKLKEEGSEIRLAKVDATEESDLAQMFSVRGYPTIKFFKNGDKSNPKDYSAGRQHEDIMNWLKKRMGPAADIITEADAAEKLVDSSEVVIIGFFKDVEGNDAKIFLQAAEAFDEVPFGITAKADIFTKYDVKKDGVVLFKKFDEGRNIYDGEVTKENIIEFIKNNQLPLVIEFTEQSAPKIFGGDIKTHVLLFIPKSSTSFEGNLNSFKKAAESFKGKILFIYIDSEIEDNQRVLEFFGLKKEECPAIRLITLEEEMTKYKPESEDITVENVRIFCNQFLEGKLKPHLMSQDVPEDWDKNAVKVLVGKNFEEVAFDETKDVFIEFYAPWCGHCKQLAPIWESLGEKYKDNDKIVIGKMDATANEIESVKIHSFPTLKYFPASPERTIIDFNGERTLESFVKFIESGGKDGGAVDEDLEDLEEDEEGEEIESDEDDEADHLKDEL from the exons ATGTGGCTCATCCGCCTGCTCTATTTGGCCGCCTTGGCCTTGGCAACCGATATTCCCGAGGAGGAGGACGTGTTGGTTTTGAAGAAAGACAACTTCGAGGAGGCGCTTCAGAAATATCAGCACCTCCTGGTGGAGTTCT ATGCTCCCTGGTGTGGACACTGCAAGGCACTTGCCCCTGAATATGCCAAAGCTGCTGCAAAGCTGAAAGAAGAAGGCTCCGAGATCAGACTTGCAAAAGTAGATGCCACCGAGGAATCTGACCTAGCGCAGATGTTTTCAGTACGGGGATACCCAACcattaagttttttaaaaatggtgatAAGAGCAATCCTAAGGATTATTCAG CTGGAAGACAGCATGAAGATATTATGAACTGGCTGAAGAAACGCATGGGACCTGCAGCAGACATCATCACTGAAGCAGATGCTGCTGAGAAACTAGTGGACTCTTCTGAAGTGGTTATTATTGGCTTTTTCAAG GATGTAGAAGGGAACGATGCCAAAATCTTCCTTCAGGCTGCAGAGGCCTTTGACGAGGTGCCGTTTGGGATCACAGCGAAAGCAGACATCTTTACCAAGTATGATGTGAAGAAGGATGGAGTTGTCCTTTTCAAGAAG tttgatgaaggtcGTAACATCTACGATGGAGAAGTTACAAAGGAGAATATAATTGAATTTATTAAGAACAACCAGCTGCCTTTAGTTATTGAATTCACTGAGCAG AGTGCTCCAAAGATTTTTGGTGGTGATATCAAGACCCACGTGCTGCTCTTCATCCCCAAGAGCTCAACAAGCTTCGAGGGAAATTTGAACAGCTTCAAGAAAGCAGCAGAGAGCTTCAAGGGCAAA ATCCTGTTCATCTACATTGACAGTGAAATTGAGGACAACCAGAGAGTTCTGGAGTTCTTTGGTTTGAAGAAAGAGGAATGTCCGGCCATTCGCCTCATCACCCTGGAGGAGGAGATGACCAAGTACAAACCTGAGAGTGAGGACATCACTGTAGAGAATGTCAGAATATTCTGCAACCAGTTCTTAGAAGGGAAGTTGAAG CCTCACCTCATGAGCCAAGATGTTCCTGAAGACTGGGACAAAAATGCTGTCAAAGTGCTTGTTGGCAAAAACTTTGAAGAAGTTGCCTTTGATGAAACAAAGgatgtttttattgaattct ATGCTCCATGGTGTGGTCACTGCAAACAGCTGGCTCCTATCTGGGAATCTCTGGGAGAAAAGTACAAAGATAATGATAAGATAGTTATTGGGAAAATGGATGCCACTGCCAATGAAATTGAGTCTGTGAAGATCCACAGTTTCCCCACCCTCAAGTACTTCCCTGCTAGCCCTGAGCGAACG ATAATAGATTTCAATGGTGAGAGGACACTTGAATCTTTCGTCAAATTCATAGAGAGTGGAGGAAAGGATGGAGGTGCTGTTGATGAG GACCTTGAAGATCTTGAAGAGGATGAGGAAGGAGAGGAAATAGAGTCAGATGAAGATGATGAAGCTGATCATCTTAAAGATGAATTGTAA